ACGATGTTGCCCCAGCGGTCGGCGACCGTCAGGTGGGTGGTGTTGGGGCCCTCGTAGGGCTCGGCGACGGCCTGGCCGGTGTCGGCGCAGTCGGCCGGGTGGCGCGGGTCGCCGGGGGCGAGCGGGCTGGTGAGGGCGTGGTCGGGGCTGATCAGGCAGGCCCGGGAGGCGGCGTAGCGCTCGGAGAGCAGCTGCCGGGTGGGGACGTCGACGGCCGCCGGGTCGCCGACCCAGCGGTTGCGGTCGGCGAAGGCGATCCGGGAGGCCTCCAGGAAGTGGTGGTAGTACTGCGTGCCGCTGTACGTCGAGACGTCGCCGCCGTCCTCCAGGATGTTGAGCGCCTCGCCGACGGTGGTGCCGCCGGAGCTGGAGGGGGCCATCGAGTAGACGTCGTAGGCGCCGTGGGAGACGTGGGTGGGCGCCTGGTCGCGGACCCGGTAGGCGGCGAGGTCGGCGGTGTCGATCCGGCCGGGGCGGGCGTTGCGGCCGGAGGCCGGGTCGACCGGCGGGTGCTGCACGGTGTTGACCAGGTCCTGGGCCAACTGCCCCTGGTAGAAAGCCTTGACGCCGTCCTTGGCGAGCAGCCGGTAGGTGGCGGCGAGGTCGGGGTTGCGCAGGACGGTGCCGACCTCGGGGGGCTTGCCATCGGGCAGGTAGAGCTCGGCGGTGGCCGGGAAGTCCTTGAACCTGGCCTGGTTGTCGGCGGTCTGGCCGCGGAAGGTCGCGTCCACGACGAAGCCGTGGTCGGCGATCCGCTCGGCGGGTTCGAGGGTCTGGGCGAGCGAGCGGGTGCCCCACTGGCGCAGCGCGGCGTCCCAGGTGGCCGGAGTGCCGGGGACGCCGACGGACAGGCCGCTGGTGACGGCGTCGGCGAAGGCCAGTGGCTTGCCGCCCTCCAGGAACAGGCCGCTGTCGGCGCTGCGGCCGGCCGTCTCGCGGCCGTCGATGGTGTGCACCCGGCCGGTGGCGTGGTCGTAGTAGACGAAGTACCCGCCGCCGCCGATGCCGGAGGAGTAGGGCTCGGTGACCCCGAGGGCCGCCGCGGCGGCGACCGCCGCGTCCACCGCGTTGCCGCCCTTGCGCAGGACCTCGATCCCGGCGGCGGTGGCGTCGGCGTCGACGGTGGCCACCGCGCCGCCCCAGCCCACCGCCTCGGGCACCTTGGGCGGCGGGGCCGCGGCCCCGGCGGGCAGCGCGGTGGACCAGACCAGCGCGGTGGTGAGCAGCAGTGGTGGTGCCAGGCGGGTCAGCGCCCTCATCCGTTCCTCCTGAGTCGACGTCAACTCAGTTGTTCCACAGGAGTGATGATCCGACAACCACTCCACACGGCTACCAACGGGTAGTTGACGGGGCGAAGGCGAGCAGGGCGGGAGGAGCGGACAGCCGACAGCTTTCAACGAACAGAAAACGAAATCTGTTCGCTGAAAGCTGTCGGCTGAAATCTGTTCGCTGAAAGTTGTCAGCTGTCAGCCGTCGGCTGCCAGCCGTCCGCCGCGCCCCCGAACGGCACGCCGCCCCTACAGCGCGCTGCGCTCCACCCGCCGCCGCTTGATGGTGCGGAAGCGCCGGGCCACCTGGCGGGCGAGGTCGGCGGCGCCGACCAGGCCGGCCTCGTTGCCGAGGGCAGCGTGCACGATGGCGGCCTCGGGGCGGAAGCCGCGGCCGGTGAGGGTGCGGCGGAAGGTGTCCCGGGCCGGGCCGAGCAGCAGGTCGCCGGCCTCGGAGACGCCGCCCCCGATGACGAAGCGGCCCGGATCGAGCCCGGCGGCCAGGTTGGCGATGCCGACGCCGAGCCAGGTGCCGACCTCATAGAGCAGCTCGACGGCGACCGGGTCGCCCTCCCGCGC
The genomic region above belongs to Streptomyces sp. 1331.2 and contains:
- the ggt gene encoding gamma-glutamyltransferase, with translation MRALTRLAPPLLLTTALVWSTALPAGAAAPPPKVPEAVGWGGAVATVDADATAAGIEVLRKGGNAVDAAVAAAAALGVTEPYSSGIGGGGYFVYYDHATGRVHTIDGRETAGRSADSGLFLEGGKPLAFADAVTSGLSVGVPGTPATWDAALRQWGTRSLAQTLEPAERIADHGFVVDATFRGQTADNQARFKDFPATAELYLPDGKPPEVGTVLRNPDLAATYRLLAKDGVKAFYQGQLAQDLVNTVQHPPVDPASGRNARPGRIDTADLAAYRVRDQAPTHVSHGAYDVYSMAPSSSGGTTVGEALNILEDGGDVSTYSGTQYYHHFLEASRIAFADRNRWVGDPAAVDVPTRQLLSERYAASRACLISPDHALTSPLAPGDPRHPADCADTGQAVAEPYEGPNTTHLTVADRWGNIVSYTLTIEQTGGSGITVPGRGFLLNNELTDFDFTRLAPGVPDPNLPGPGKRPRSSMSPTVVLRDGEPFLATGSPGGATIVTTTLQVLLGRLDRGLSLEQAIAAPRASQRNTAATQAEPAFLALPERAGLEALGHAFGPVAEIGAATGVERLPDGRWVAAAEPVRRGGGAAAVVRPAR